A genomic stretch from Erwinia sp. E_sp_B01_1 includes:
- a CDS encoding formimidoylglutamate deiminase: protein MARYFAPRVLLVDGWHHNVLIEVDPAGFIHSLTPDSPPDNAQRLNGAVIPAMANLHSHAFQRVMAGLAEMAGDPQDSFWTWRDLMYRMVQRLSPSQVGDIATHLYIDMLKGGYTQVAEFHYLHHDTDGTPYPNDDMLQQLIAAAERAGTGQTLLPVLYSYAGFGAQPPQPGQKRFIQDSASYLRQQKRVAELITDKPLHNQGICFHSLRAVSEQQMREILDATPASLPVHIHVAEQEKEVNDSLAWSGERPVSWLLNRFNVDARWCLIHATHLDPGEVARLAASGAVAGLCPTTEANLGDGIFPATDYIAQGGRWGIGSDSHVSLDVVEELRWLEYGQRLRDRRRNRIVSGQQTSVGDLLYRQALEGGAQACGVKMGQLAIGYRADWLVLADDALLGSTENHALLNRWLFAGQRGQIQDVFVAGRQVIYQGKHPMQQQADAALRTVIEALK, encoded by the coding sequence ATGGCTCGCTATTTTGCGCCTCGCGTCCTGCTGGTGGACGGTTGGCATCACAACGTATTGATTGAAGTAGACCCTGCAGGATTTATCCATTCTCTGACACCCGATTCCCCGCCGGATAATGCTCAACGCCTGAATGGCGCGGTAATCCCGGCAATGGCTAACCTCCATTCCCACGCTTTTCAACGGGTAATGGCCGGGCTTGCCGAAATGGCTGGCGATCCGCAGGACAGCTTCTGGACCTGGCGGGATTTAATGTATCGCATGGTGCAACGCCTTTCGCCCTCGCAGGTAGGGGATATCGCCACGCATCTCTATATCGATATGCTGAAAGGCGGCTATACCCAGGTTGCTGAATTCCACTATCTCCATCATGACACCGACGGCACGCCCTATCCCAACGATGACATGTTGCAGCAGTTGATTGCCGCAGCAGAGCGGGCCGGAACAGGTCAGACGCTGCTTCCCGTCCTTTACAGCTACGCCGGTTTTGGCGCGCAGCCGCCTCAGCCGGGCCAGAAACGCTTTATTCAGGACAGCGCCAGCTATCTGCGCCAGCAGAAACGGGTGGCGGAGTTGATTACCGACAAGCCGCTGCACAATCAGGGGATCTGCTTCCACTCGCTTCGCGCGGTCAGCGAACAGCAGATGCGTGAAATACTGGATGCGACCCCGGCCTCCCTGCCGGTACATATTCATGTCGCCGAGCAGGAAAAAGAGGTCAACGACAGTCTGGCCTGGAGCGGTGAACGTCCGGTCAGCTGGTTGTTAAACCGCTTTAATGTGGATGCCCGGTGGTGCCTGATCCACGCCACGCACCTCGATCCAGGCGAAGTCGCCCGCCTCGCCGCCAGTGGCGCTGTTGCCGGACTTTGCCCCACTACCGAGGCCAATCTGGGCGACGGCATTTTCCCGGCAACGGACTACATCGCTCAGGGTGGCCGCTGGGGTATTGGTTCAGACAGCCATGTGTCGCTGGACGTGGTGGAAGAGCTGCGCTGGCTGGAGTACGGTCAGCGTCTGCGCGATCGTCGCCGCAACCGGATTGTGAGCGGGCAACAAACCTCGGTGGGCGATCTGCTTTATCGCCAGGCCCTGGAGGGCGGCGCGCAAGCCTGTGGCGTGAAGATGGGCCAGCTTGCCATCGGCTACCGCGCAGACTGGCTGGTGCTGGCAGATGATGCATTGCTGGGAAGCACCGAAAACCACGCCCTGCTCAACCGCTGGCTGTTTGCCGGGCAGCGCGGACAGATCCAGGATGTATTTGTCGCGGGCCGCCAGGTTATTTACCAGGGAAAACACCCGATGCAGCAACAGGCCGACGCGGCTTTACGTACGGTCATTGAGGCGCTGAAATGA
- the hutI gene encoding imidazolonepropionase, with the protein MSGELRCDSLWYGADIVTMQDGKYSIIQNGAIAVQQDRIIWIGPWKEAKHIKAEIHNNLGGGIVTPGLVDCHTHLVFGGDRSHEFEQRLNGVSYSEIAAQGGGIISTVTATRKASLEQLVASGGWRLERLLAEGVTTVEIKSGYGLDKESELRMLKAIRQLAKQHPVQIQATCLAAHATPPEFKSDPDGWITLICDELLPQVAHEKLADAVDAFCEHLAFSPAQVTRVFEAAQRLGLPVKLHAEQLSSLGGSTLAAKFHALSADHLEYATEADVAAMAESGTVAVLLPGAFYLLREKQVPPVELFRKYKVPMALASDANPGTSPALSLRLMLNMGCTLFGMTPEEALAGVTLHGAQALGLGETQGSLETGKYADFVHWPLQRPAELVYWLGGQLPCQVIFRGEAIR; encoded by the coding sequence ATGAGCGGTGAACTTCGCTGTGACAGCCTGTGGTACGGTGCCGATATCGTCACAATGCAGGACGGGAAGTATAGCATCATCCAGAACGGGGCTATTGCGGTTCAGCAGGACAGGATTATCTGGATTGGGCCCTGGAAAGAAGCGAAACATATCAAAGCGGAGATCCACAATAATCTGGGCGGTGGAATAGTGACTCCAGGGCTGGTGGATTGCCATACGCATCTGGTGTTCGGTGGCGATCGCAGCCATGAGTTTGAGCAACGCCTTAATGGTGTCAGCTACAGCGAGATTGCCGCGCAGGGCGGGGGGATTATTTCCACCGTTACCGCCACCCGTAAAGCGTCGCTGGAGCAGCTGGTGGCCAGCGGCGGCTGGCGGCTGGAGCGGCTGCTTGCCGAGGGGGTGACCACCGTTGAGATTAAATCGGGGTACGGGCTGGATAAAGAGAGCGAACTGCGGATGCTGAAGGCTATCCGTCAGCTGGCGAAACAGCATCCGGTTCAGATCCAGGCAACCTGTCTGGCCGCCCACGCCACACCCCCTGAATTTAAAAGCGATCCCGATGGCTGGATCACCCTGATTTGTGACGAATTGCTGCCTCAGGTAGCCCACGAAAAACTGGCTGACGCCGTGGATGCCTTTTGTGAACATCTGGCTTTTTCACCGGCGCAGGTCACCCGCGTGTTTGAAGCTGCGCAGCGTCTGGGATTGCCGGTGAAGCTGCATGCGGAACAACTGTCTTCCCTGGGCGGCAGCACCCTTGCAGCAAAATTTCATGCGCTTTCCGCCGATCATCTTGAATACGCTACCGAAGCTGATGTGGCGGCGATGGCTGAAAGCGGCACGGTCGCCGTTTTGTTGCCTGGTGCTTTCTATTTACTGCGTGAAAAGCAGGTTCCTCCCGTTGAACTGTTCCGCAAATACAAGGTGCCGATGGCGCTGGCAAGCGATGCCAATCCGGGCACTTCTCCGGCGTTGTCGCTGCGTCTGATGTTGAATATGGGCTGCACGCTGTTTGGCATGACGCCGGAAGAAGCGCTGGCTGGCGTTACTCTTCACGGCGCGCAGGCGCTGGGGCTGGGTGAGACGCAGGGATCGCTGGAGACCGGCAAGTATGCTGATTTCGTCCACTGGCCGCTGCAACGACCGGCCGAGCTGGTTTACTGGCTTGGCGGGCAACTTCCCTGCCAGGTTATTTTCAGAGGAGAGGCAATACGATGA
- the hutG gene encoding N-formylglutamate deformylase, protein MKPFEFTQGTLPLLFSAPHAGTALTPEVEQGLSDAARGLPDTDWHIPQLYDFVREMGASVLVANYSRFVIDLNRPPDNQALYSTATTGLYPETLFDGTPTFKPGMTPTDAQRQGYLERIWTPYHQQIQQELARIKQQFGYALLFDAHSIASVIPRLFDGKLPDLNLGTNGGESCSPAVTSALTHLCESQSEFSWVVNGRFKGGYITRAWGKPEQDQHAVQLELAQCNYMDETPPFGWRGDRAAALQPLLKKIIATLLQR, encoded by the coding sequence ATGAAACCGTTTGAGTTTACTCAGGGAACCCTGCCGCTGCTGTTCAGCGCCCCTCATGCCGGCACGGCGCTGACGCCAGAGGTGGAGCAGGGGTTAAGTGATGCCGCCAGAGGCTTGCCGGATACCGACTGGCATATCCCACAGCTGTATGATTTTGTGCGAGAAATGGGTGCCAGCGTGCTGGTGGCCAACTATTCCCGTTTCGTTATCGATCTTAATCGTCCTCCCGATAATCAGGCGTTATATAGCACTGCCACCACCGGTCTTTATCCTGAAACGCTGTTTGATGGCACGCCTACTTTTAAGCCAGGTATGACGCCAACCGACGCTCAGCGTCAGGGGTATCTGGAGAGGATCTGGACGCCTTATCATCAGCAGATTCAGCAGGAGCTGGCACGCATAAAGCAGCAGTTTGGCTATGCGCTGTTGTTTGATGCGCACTCGATTGCTTCGGTGATCCCACGCCTGTTTGACGGAAAACTGCCGGATTTGAATCTGGGCACCAACGGTGGGGAGAGCTGTAGCCCGGCTGTTACTTCAGCGCTGACCCATTTATGCGAGTCCCAGTCGGAGTTCAGTTGGGTGGTGAATGGCCGGTTTAAAGGTGGCTATATCACCCGTGCCTGGGGCAAGCCCGAACAGGATCAGCATGCGGTGCAGCTGGAGCTGGCCCAGTGCAATTATATGGATGAAACGCCGCCGTTTGGCTGGCGGGGCGACAGAGCCGCTGCTTTGCAGCCGCTGCTGAAAAAGATTATCGCAACGCTGTTGCAGCGCTGA
- a CDS encoding transporter substrate-binding domain-containing protein, with the protein MKHLSVRRVVLTSIVTSALLCALPSQAKEWKSITIATEGSYEPWNLTLPGGKLSGFEPELMADLCQRMKISCKLVVQNWDGMIAGMQAGKYDVIMDAIVITPDRRKVIDFTLPYASTPASFITTKSGGVLPAGSGPEKIVKLHDDPKEIEPAIASLKAALKGKTIGIASGTVYTPFIDKYFRDVATVREYNASADAILDLQAERIDAVFDDVTFANSVLSKPENKDLQLAGTQLGGPVWGEGEALGIRKSDGDLKAKLDEAIKAALADGTVKKLSEKWFKTDVTP; encoded by the coding sequence ATGAAACATCTGTCAGTCCGTCGGGTAGTGCTTACCTCTATTGTTACTTCCGCCCTGCTTTGCGCATTACCTTCACAGGCTAAAGAGTGGAAATCGATCACCATTGCCACCGAGGGAAGCTATGAACCCTGGAACCTGACCTTACCCGGCGGCAAGCTCAGCGGTTTTGAACCGGAACTGATGGCAGATTTATGCCAGCGAATGAAAATCAGCTGCAAGCTGGTGGTGCAGAACTGGGACGGGATGATCGCCGGAATGCAGGCTGGTAAATACGATGTGATCATGGACGCGATAGTGATCACGCCTGACCGCCGGAAGGTCATTGATTTTACCCTGCCCTATGCCTCCACCCCGGCCAGTTTTATTACTACCAAAAGCGGTGGCGTGCTGCCTGCGGGCAGCGGCCCGGAAAAGATCGTCAAACTGCATGACGATCCTAAAGAGATTGAACCGGCAATTGCCAGTCTGAAAGCGGCGCTCAAGGGTAAAACCATCGGCATCGCCTCGGGCACTGTCTATACGCCTTTCATCGATAAATACTTCAGGGATGTAGCCACCGTGCGTGAATACAACGCCTCGGCGGATGCGATTCTGGATCTCCAGGCTGAGCGAATCGATGCCGTTTTTGATGACGTGACCTTTGCTAACTCGGTGCTGAGTAAGCCTGAAAACAAAGATTTGCAACTGGCTGGCACCCAGCTTGGCGGGCCGGTTTGGGGCGAGGGCGAAGCCTTGGGCATCCGCAAATCCGATGGCGATCTCAAAGCGAAACTGGATGAAGCGATCAAAGCCGCGCTGGCCGATGGCACGGTGAAAAAGCTCAGCGAAAAGTGGTTCAAAACTGACGTGACGCCTTAA
- a CDS encoding ABC transporter permease subunit (The N-terminal region of this protein, as described by TIGR01726, is a three transmembrane segment that identifies a subfamily of ABC transporter permease subunits, which specificities that include histidine, arginine, glutamine, glutamate, L-cystine (sic), the opines (in Agrobacterium) octopine and nopaline, etc.) translates to MAILGFGENGWGSLILSAALTTLLLSLVAMMVGAVVGSGVAAAKLSPRRPVRWLGDGYSVIFRGIPELLIIYLFYFGGSGLITQIGQLFGADGFIEVPPFLIGALAIGLISASYQGEVFRAGRLALNAGEVEAAQAIGMPKWRILQRIILPQVVRYALPGLSNVWQMSLKDSALISVTGIVELMRASQVAAGSTRQYFTFYLIGGICYLVLTLLSNTAFKKAEQRLGRAHQSRTAAHS, encoded by the coding sequence ATGGCCATTCTCGGATTTGGTGAAAATGGCTGGGGATCCTTAATCCTCAGCGCGGCGCTGACCACATTGCTGCTCTCGCTGGTGGCGATGATGGTAGGAGCGGTGGTGGGCAGTGGAGTGGCTGCCGCCAAGCTCTCTCCCCGTCGTCCGGTGCGCTGGCTGGGTGATGGCTATTCAGTGATATTTCGCGGCATACCGGAACTGTTGATTATCTATCTGTTTTATTTCGGCGGTTCCGGGCTGATTACGCAGATTGGCCAGCTTTTTGGGGCGGATGGCTTTATAGAGGTGCCGCCTTTCTTGATTGGTGCGCTGGCGATAGGGCTGATTTCTGCCTCCTATCAGGGAGAGGTTTTCCGTGCGGGCAGGCTGGCGCTGAACGCTGGTGAGGTCGAAGCGGCGCAGGCTATCGGCATGCCGAAGTGGCGTATTTTGCAGCGCATTATTCTGCCTCAGGTGGTGCGCTATGCCTTGCCGGGGCTGTCGAATGTCTGGCAGATGAGCCTGAAAGATTCCGCGTTAATCTCGGTCACCGGGATTGTGGAATTGATGCGGGCCAGCCAGGTTGCGGCAGGCTCGACGCGCCAGTATTTCACCTTCTATCTGATTGGGGGCATCTGCTATCTGGTGTTGACCCTGCTCTCGAACACGGCATTTAAAAAGGCAGAACAACGCCTTGGCCGCGCCCATCAAAGCCGCACTGCGGCCCACAGTTAA
- a CDS encoding ABC transporter permease: protein MIDFPFLTETFLKLAAALPTTLGLFFSSFVLGGLLALVILALRMSRNRLLSGFARLYILVFRGSPLMIQLFLIYYGLGQFEVIRHSFVWPVLREPFFCAVVALALCTASYTAEIFRGGLLAIPSGQIEAGMACGMSRWLLLRRIIAPVMLRYALPAYSTEAILLVKSTALASLVTVWDVTGVAQQIIQRTYRTMEVFVCAALIYLILNFIIVQIYAWTERRLSPRLRPVEADLPLPVPPVIAGDKHE, encoded by the coding sequence ATGATTGATTTTCCTTTCCTGACGGAAACCTTCCTCAAGCTGGCGGCGGCGTTGCCGACTACGCTGGGGCTGTTTTTCTCCTCCTTTGTGCTGGGCGGGCTGCTGGCGCTGGTTATCCTCGCCTTGAGAATGAGCCGTAATCGCCTGCTGAGTGGTTTTGCACGGCTCTATATTCTGGTTTTTCGCGGCTCACCGCTGATGATCCAGCTGTTCCTGATCTATTACGGGCTGGGGCAGTTTGAAGTGATCCGTCACAGCTTTGTCTGGCCGGTGCTGCGCGAGCCGTTTTTCTGCGCGGTGGTGGCGCTGGCCTTGTGTACTGCTTCCTACACAGCAGAGATTTTTCGCGGCGGGTTGCTGGCAATCCCTTCGGGCCAGATTGAAGCGGGAATGGCCTGTGGCATGTCCCGCTGGCTGCTGCTGCGCCGCATTATCGCGCCAGTGATGTTGCGTTATGCGTTGCCTGCTTATTCTACCGAGGCGATCCTGCTGGTGAAATCCACCGCCCTCGCCAGTCTGGTTACCGTCTGGGATGTGACCGGAGTAGCTCAGCAAATTATCCAGCGTACCTACAGGACGATGGAAGTTTTCGTCTGTGCCGCGCTGATCTACCTGATCCTCAATTTCATTATCGTCCAGATCTACGCCTGGACTGAGCGCAGGCTTTCACCTCGTCTGCGCCCGGTGGAGGCCGATTTGCCTCTGCCCGTTCCCCCTGTGATTGCCGGAGATAAACATGAATAA